The proteins below are encoded in one region of Nakamurella flava:
- a CDS encoding MFS transporter produces MTVHDSVPTAPAAEARVDLAHSGSTPTLGRLRLVLALGALAVGSFAIGTTEFVSMGLLPQLAAGVDVSIPTAGHVISLYALGVVVGAPVLSVLGARMPRRTLLLLLMGVFLFGNLATALAQSYPQLLAARFVAGLPHGAYFGIASIVAADLVSPARRGQAVSLVMTGLSVATVVGVPAATWLGQGIGWRSAYWLVAALALMTLVLVASLVPFLPGDKTVSRTGELAALKRPQVLLALAAGAIGFGGMFALYTYIAPTVTDVAGLSEGMVPVYLLAFGLGSLLGTPLAGRLADWSVMRTMLIGSAAMGLGLVAFTVTAQWFIPGLITAFLIPIAGSLLVISLQMRLMAVAGKARALGAALNHSALNTANALGAWLGGLVIAAGFGYTATSWVGAGLSLAGFGILLVSAALERRSPTVVD; encoded by the coding sequence GTGACCGTCCACGACTCCGTCCCCACCGCTCCCGCCGCCGAGGCCCGGGTCGATCTCGCCCACTCCGGCAGCACCCCCACCCTCGGTCGCCTTCGTCTGGTGCTCGCTCTGGGGGCGCTGGCGGTCGGGTCGTTCGCGATCGGTACGACCGAATTCGTCTCCATGGGCCTGCTTCCACAACTGGCCGCCGGAGTCGACGTCTCCATCCCGACCGCCGGCCACGTCATCTCGCTCTACGCACTGGGCGTGGTGGTCGGGGCACCGGTGCTCTCCGTCCTCGGCGCCCGGATGCCGCGCCGCACCCTCCTGCTGCTCCTGATGGGCGTCTTCCTGTTCGGCAACCTGGCCACCGCACTGGCCCAGAGCTACCCGCAACTGCTGGCGGCTCGCTTCGTCGCCGGCCTGCCGCACGGCGCCTACTTCGGCATCGCCTCGATCGTTGCCGCCGACCTGGTGTCCCCGGCCCGGCGCGGCCAGGCGGTCAGCCTGGTGATGACCGGCCTGTCGGTGGCCACGGTGGTCGGCGTGCCCGCCGCCACCTGGCTCGGCCAGGGGATCGGCTGGCGGTCGGCGTACTGGCTGGTCGCTGCACTGGCCCTGATGACGCTGGTCCTGGTCGCCTCGCTCGTACCGTTCCTGCCGGGTGACAAGACGGTCAGCCGGACCGGCGAGCTGGCCGCCCTCAAGCGCCCACAGGTGCTGCTGGCCCTGGCCGCCGGCGCCATCGGGTTCGGTGGCATGTTCGCGCTGTACACCTACATCGCCCCCACCGTCACCGATGTCGCCGGACTCTCCGAGGGCATGGTCCCGGTCTATCTGCTCGCCTTCGGCCTGGGCTCGCTGCTGGGCACCCCGCTGGCCGGGCGGCTGGCCGACTGGTCGGTCATGCGGACGATGCTGATCGGCTCGGCCGCCATGGGGCTCGGCCTGGTCGCCTTCACCGTCACCGCCCAGTGGTTCATCCCCGGGCTCATCACCGCGTTCCTCATCCCCATCGCCGGGTCGCTGCTCGTCATCAGCCTGCAGATGCGGCTGATGGCGGTGGCCGGCAAGGCCCGGGCGCTGGGCGCGGCGCTCAACCACTCGGCCCTCAACACCGCGAACGCCCTGGGGGCCTGGCTCGGCGGCCTGGTGATCGCGGCCGGCTTCGGCTACACCGCGACCAGCTGGGTGGGCGCCGGGTTGTCGCTGGCCGGCTTCGGCATCCTGCTGGTCTCGGCCGCCCTGGAGCGACGCTCCCCCACCGTCGTCGACTGA
- a CDS encoding 3-oxoacyl-ACP synthase III family protein codes for MQPFVVNQHGRLVFPSNFLPDLDFSVIDSEEQLDSVIRRDFETKAPKGSDILQRARDGKYASRGDLMRDIALNLFWVNRFAMTMYDKQPMRWKDVPRNRSDIFLPIVAPWDDKDAKVTAVAEAYASLPPTWDAESEDKVWKLLFNAYSHRTFDATTLPSVKPTIAEALAEPAQLTFTLADYDPDYTFFGYEEILDVDNAVPELEALQRWSMVLHNEYPWKGDSVRLTPVGELSDDDIVVLYLPRNRDVVRFVSKMKAAGADGVQDARVRTAELSKGIDAVDPISPYPPVNVHEAFAIKPKIEALAVVKGEYVCTNDDLIRNSAYSWSPMSADEISTKTGIEQRRYTARELEEISLDAAKAALAHAGRRPEEIGAVLFCSCTSARMMPSTATWITGQLGLQQTHCSVDLIAACAGLPYGLAEAVRLLQEVNRPVLLVCGEKFSDKIGTVRPSRMIFGDGAAALVIAPAPEGESGDFDLLQTYAGGPVTQVNSIIWPNPSFDNNITVYGPEVKSLAGRYLAQMIEELSNLPDTTGRAETAWDTVELVVPHQANKTMVIDLAKRAGLSADKLYFNIETMGNTSSASIPIAIADAVADKVIDRPMWIFAPGFGAGSVAGYSVMRIDPAIVAPSPDEAVATDSDAPESTDEAVTKTSARNSTDDMALAFGV; via the coding sequence ATGCAGCCCTTCGTCGTCAACCAGCACGGACGGTTGGTGTTCCCGTCCAACTTCCTGCCCGACCTCGACTTCTCGGTCATCGATTCGGAGGAGCAGCTGGACAGCGTCATCCGGCGCGACTTCGAGACGAAGGCCCCGAAGGGCAGCGACATCCTCCAGCGGGCGCGCGATGGCAAGTACGCCAGCCGCGGCGACCTGATGCGCGACATCGCCCTGAACCTGTTCTGGGTCAACCGCTTCGCCATGACCATGTACGACAAGCAGCCGATGCGGTGGAAGGACGTTCCCCGCAACCGCAGCGACATCTTCCTGCCGATCGTCGCCCCCTGGGACGACAAGGACGCCAAGGTGACGGCCGTGGCCGAGGCCTACGCCTCGCTTCCACCGACCTGGGACGCCGAGTCGGAGGACAAGGTCTGGAAGCTGCTGTTCAACGCCTACAGCCACCGGACGTTCGACGCGACCACGCTGCCGTCGGTGAAGCCGACCATCGCCGAGGCGCTGGCCGAGCCGGCGCAGCTGACGTTCACGCTGGCCGACTACGACCCGGACTACACCTTCTTCGGCTACGAGGAGATCCTCGACGTCGACAACGCGGTGCCCGAGCTTGAGGCCCTGCAGCGCTGGTCGATGGTGCTGCACAACGAGTACCCGTGGAAGGGCGACAGCGTCCGGCTGACTCCGGTCGGCGAGCTGTCCGACGACGACATCGTCGTGCTGTACCTGCCCCGCAACCGGGACGTCGTGCGCTTCGTCAGCAAGATGAAGGCCGCCGGAGCCGACGGGGTGCAGGACGCCCGGGTGCGGACGGCCGAGCTGTCCAAGGGCATCGATGCGGTCGACCCCATCTCGCCGTATCCGCCGGTCAACGTCCACGAGGCGTTCGCGATCAAGCCCAAGATCGAGGCGCTGGCCGTCGTCAAGGGCGAGTACGTCTGCACCAACGACGATCTCATCCGCAACTCGGCCTACAGCTGGTCGCCGATGAGCGCCGACGAGATCAGCACCAAGACCGGGATCGAGCAGCGCCGCTACACCGCGCGCGAGCTGGAGGAGATCTCGTTGGACGCGGCCAAGGCGGCCCTGGCGCACGCCGGCCGCCGGCCGGAGGAGATCGGGGCGGTGCTGTTCTGCTCGTGCACCAGCGCCCGGATGATGCCGTCGACGGCGACCTGGATCACCGGTCAGCTGGGGCTGCAGCAGACCCATTGCTCGGTCGATCTCATCGCCGCCTGCGCCGGTCTGCCCTACGGGCTGGCCGAGGCGGTCCGACTCCTGCAGGAGGTCAACCGGCCGGTGCTGCTGGTCTGCGGGGAGAAGTTCTCCGACAAGATCGGCACCGTCCGTCCGTCCCGGATGATCTTCGGTGACGGCGCCGCGGCCCTGGTCATCGCGCCGGCCCCCGAGGGCGAGTCGGGCGACTTCGACCTGCTGCAAACCTACGCCGGCGGACCCGTGACCCAGGTCAACTCGATCATCTGGCCCAACCCGTCGTTCGACAACAACATCACGGTCTACGGGCCCGAGGTGAAGTCGTTGGCCGGCCGCTACCTGGCGCAGATGATCGAGGAGCTCTCGAACCTGCCGGACACCACCGGTCGCGCCGAGACCGCCTGGGACACCGTCGAACTCGTCGTCCCGCACCAGGCCAACAAGACGATGGTGATCGACCTGGCCAAGCGGGCCGGGCTGTCGGCCGACAAGCTGTACTTCAACATCGAGACCATGGGCAACACGTCGTCGGCGAGCATCCCGATCGCCATCGCCGACGCGGTGGCCGACAAGGTCATCGACCGGCCGATGTGGATCTTCGCCCCCGGCTTCGGGGCGGGCTCGGTGGCCGGGTACTCGGTCATGCGCATCGACCCGGCGATCGTCGCGCCCTCCCCGGATGAGGCGGTGGCGACGGACTCCGATGCTCCGGAGTCGACCGACGAGGCGGTGACCAAGACCTCGGCCCGGAACTCCACCGACGACATGGCGCTGGCCTTCGGCGTCTGA
- a CDS encoding 3-oxoacyl-ACP reductase family protein — protein sequence MSIDAPSTPIPGADSAAIPDGSPTGRIGDKLAGRVALVTGGTRGIGAAIAHSLAAQGAAVAAGYSGNVGKAEQFAAEFPGIFGADTRVTVHQGNVASPEDCRRVIAEVLEQHGRLDILVNNAGITIDKTVLKLTDDDWYKVLAVNLSGAFFLSQAALAHMAERGTGRIINVSSIIGEMGNIGQANYAASKSGLFGLTKTMAREAAFLLERSGKLADDSVGLTVNTVTPGYISTEMVQTVPEKVLERIKGQIPLRRLGRPEEIARVVHFLASDASSYITGQIWGVNGGMDM from the coding sequence ATGTCCATCGACGCCCCTTCCACTCCGATTCCGGGCGCCGACAGCGCCGCGATCCCCGACGGCTCGCCGACCGGCCGGATCGGCGACAAGCTCGCCGGTCGGGTCGCGCTGGTCACCGGCGGCACCCGCGGGATCGGTGCCGCGATCGCCCACAGCCTGGCCGCCCAGGGCGCCGCCGTCGCCGCCGGCTACAGCGGCAACGTCGGCAAGGCCGAGCAGTTCGCCGCGGAGTTCCCCGGCATCTTCGGCGCGGACACCCGCGTGACGGTCCACCAGGGCAACGTCGCTTCCCCGGAGGACTGCCGCCGGGTCATCGCCGAGGTGCTCGAGCAGCACGGCCGCCTCGACATCCTCGTCAACAACGCCGGCATCACCATCGACAAGACGGTGCTGAAGCTGACCGACGACGACTGGTACAAGGTGCTCGCGGTCAACCTCTCCGGGGCGTTCTTCCTCTCCCAGGCGGCGCTGGCCCACATGGCCGAACGCGGGACCGGCCGGATCATCAACGTGTCGTCGATCATCGGCGAGATGGGCAACATCGGGCAGGCCAACTACGCGGCCTCCAAGTCGGGGCTCTTCGGCCTGACCAAGACCATGGCCCGGGAGGCCGCCTTCCTCCTGGAGCGCTCCGGCAAGCTCGCGGACGACTCGGTCGGACTGACCGTCAACACCGTCACCCCCGGCTACATCAGCACGGAGATGGTGCAGACCGTGCCCGAGAAGGTGCTGGAGCGCATCAAGGGTCAGATCCCGCTGCGCCGCCTCGGCCGGCCCGAGGAGATCGCCCGGGTCGTCCACTTCCTCGCGTCCGACGCCTCCTCCTACATCACCGGCCAGATCTGGGGGGTCAACGGCGGGATGGACATGTGA
- a CDS encoding helix-turn-helix domain-containing protein has translation MSAGWPDAPSLGEMIRRQRELAQLPMRQLAAMSGISNPYLSQIERGLRDPSDQVLNAIADSLELSAEALRPPPRPLAEDEQPAVMTAIEEDPDLTPAQRKALTESYLAFRQLTGERRRNRGRGQRS, from the coding sequence ATGAGCGCGGGTTGGCCCGACGCCCCCAGCCTGGGGGAGATGATCCGGCGGCAGCGGGAACTGGCGCAGCTGCCCATGCGGCAACTGGCCGCGATGTCCGGCATCTCGAACCCGTACCTGTCCCAGATCGAACGTGGTCTGCGGGATCCCTCCGACCAGGTGCTCAACGCGATCGCCGACTCGCTCGAGCTCTCGGCCGAGGCCCTGCGGCCGCCGCCCCGCCCGCTCGCCGAGGACGAGCAGCCCGCGGTGATGACGGCCATCGAGGAGGACCCGGACCTGACCCCGGCCCAGCGCAAGGCACTCACCGAGTCCTACCTGGCGTTCCGCCAGCTCACCGGCGAACGCCGCCGCAACCGGGGTCGCGGCCAGCGATCCTGA
- a CDS encoding PHA/PHB synthase family protein produces the protein MSAATEESPSTVVATVPRLWELVDDRTREQFAESIGRLADRLDRGVIGQYDQASMLPSLARLSSYWATHPDRMMQASLRWTGQAWQAWMAAGARALGADVPGPVEPPRDKRFADKAWTDSPAYWFLHQQHLLLEQAVAEFVDDAELSDSDHQKATFALKTIVDAVSPTNFPATNPTVIKRAVETGGQSVAKGARTFVHDMLVNEGQPEQFAKGVYEVGRELAVTPGKVVFRNDLMELLQYSPTTETVHEIPLLVSPPWINKYYVMDLSPGRSLVQWAVDHGHTVFLISYRNPDQTMADVSMDDYLLSGPMKALDVIGDITGSPKVNLLALCLGGTLAMSTLGYLHAIGDDRVNSATFLNTLVDFSEPGALGVFTDERSVAKLEKSMAKTGFLPGGSMRKTFDLLRGNDLIWNYVVNNWLLGQDPPAFDLLTWNADSTRMPADMHSFYLRSCYLDNQLATGRMELAGTHLDISELDQDMYFLAAEQDHIAPWRSSYRGARLPKGDVRFVLSNSGHIAGIVNPPNPKSRHWVGTTDELPADPDQWKAEATMHPVTWWEDWAEWIGERAGLLTTPPPSGSDDYPALGDAPGTYVLGT, from the coding sequence ATGTCCGCCGCTACAGAGGAATCCCCGTCGACCGTCGTCGCGACCGTCCCCCGCCTGTGGGAACTGGTCGACGACCGGACACGGGAACAGTTCGCCGAGAGCATCGGTCGGCTGGCCGACCGCCTGGACCGCGGCGTGATCGGCCAGTACGACCAGGCGTCGATGCTGCCGTCCCTCGCCCGGTTGTCCAGCTACTGGGCCACCCACCCGGACCGCATGATGCAGGCGTCCCTGCGCTGGACCGGCCAGGCGTGGCAGGCCTGGATGGCCGCCGGGGCCCGCGCCCTGGGCGCCGACGTCCCCGGCCCGGTGGAGCCGCCACGGGACAAGCGGTTCGCCGACAAGGCCTGGACCGACTCACCTGCCTACTGGTTCCTGCACCAGCAGCACCTGCTGCTCGAGCAGGCCGTCGCCGAGTTCGTCGACGACGCGGAGCTGAGCGACAGTGACCACCAGAAGGCGACTTTCGCTCTGAAGACCATCGTCGACGCGGTGAGTCCCACCAACTTCCCCGCCACCAACCCGACCGTCATCAAACGCGCCGTCGAGACCGGCGGGCAGTCGGTGGCCAAGGGCGCCCGGACGTTCGTCCACGACATGCTGGTCAACGAGGGACAGCCCGAGCAGTTCGCCAAGGGCGTCTACGAGGTCGGGCGCGAGCTCGCCGTGACCCCCGGAAAGGTCGTGTTCCGCAACGACCTGATGGAGCTGCTGCAGTACTCCCCGACCACCGAGACCGTGCACGAGATCCCGTTGCTGGTCAGCCCGCCGTGGATCAACAAGTACTACGTCATGGACCTCTCGCCGGGTCGCAGCCTCGTGCAGTGGGCGGTGGACCACGGGCACACCGTGTTCCTCATCAGCTACCGCAACCCCGACCAGACCATGGCCGACGTGTCGATGGACGACTACCTGCTGTCCGGCCCGATGAAGGCGCTCGACGTCATCGGCGACATCACCGGCTCGCCGAAGGTCAACCTGCTGGCCCTGTGTCTGGGCGGCACCCTGGCCATGTCGACCCTGGGCTACCTGCATGCCATCGGTGACGACCGGGTCAACAGCGCCACGTTCCTGAACACCCTGGTCGATTTCTCCGAACCCGGAGCGCTGGGCGTCTTCACCGACGAGCGTTCGGTGGCCAAGCTCGAGAAGTCCATGGCCAAGACGGGTTTCCTGCCCGGCGGATCGATGCGCAAGACCTTCGACCTGCTCCGCGGCAACGACCTGATCTGGAACTACGTCGTCAACAACTGGCTGCTCGGCCAGGACCCGCCGGCGTTCGACCTGCTCACCTGGAACGCGGACTCGACCCGCATGCCGGCCGACATGCATTCCTTCTATCTGCGCAGCTGCTACCTGGACAACCAGCTGGCCACCGGCCGGATGGAACTGGCCGGGACGCACCTCGACATCTCCGAGCTCGACCAGGACATGTACTTCCTGGCCGCCGAGCAGGACCACATCGCGCCCTGGCGCAGCTCGTACCGGGGCGCCCGTCTGCCCAAGGGCGACGTCCGGTTCGTGCTGTCCAACTCCGGCCACATCGCCGGCATCGTCAACCCGCCGAACCCCAAGTCCCGGCACTGGGTGGGCACGACCGACGAGCTGCCGGCCGACCCCGACCAGTGGAAGGCCGAGGCGACCATGCACCCGGTCACCTGGTGGGAGGACTGGGCCGAGTGGATCGGCGAGCGCGCCGGCCTGTTGACCACCCCGCCCCCCAGCGGTTCGGACGACTACCCCGCCCTGGGCGACGCCCCGGGCACCTACGTCCTCGGCACCTGA
- the fabG gene encoding 3-oxoacyl-ACP reductase FabG yields the protein MSDRYSVSKAVVTGGAQGLGEAIALRLASEGLSVAVLDRNADGARATADRISSQTGSPVFGFGCDVSDRGQVKEAFAQAAEAMDGIDTYIGNAGITRDRMFHKLTDDDWDQVIAVNLTGVFEGLRAAAPWLRTEGPGRVVLISSIVAKAGNLGQMNYIAAKAGVVGLVRAGALELARFNVTVNGIRPGFIETPMTAAMTKEAYEATMTSNPLGRAGQPEDIAGAVAYLCSTDASFVTGHILDVNGGMAL from the coding sequence ATGTCCGATCGGTACAGCGTTTCGAAGGCCGTCGTCACCGGAGGCGCACAGGGGCTCGGCGAGGCCATCGCCCTGCGGCTGGCCAGCGAGGGCCTGTCGGTCGCCGTCCTGGACCGCAACGCCGACGGCGCGCGGGCCACCGCCGACCGCATCTCGAGCCAGACCGGTTCGCCCGTCTTCGGTTTCGGCTGTGACGTCAGCGACCGCGGGCAGGTCAAGGAGGCGTTCGCGCAGGCCGCCGAGGCGATGGACGGCATCGACACCTACATCGGCAACGCGGGCATCACCCGGGACCGGATGTTCCACAAGCTGACCGACGACGACTGGGACCAGGTCATCGCCGTCAACCTCACCGGAGTGTTCGAAGGTCTGCGCGCCGCGGCGCCGTGGCTGCGGACCGAAGGACCGGGCCGCGTCGTCCTCATCTCGTCGATCGTGGCCAAGGCCGGCAACCTCGGCCAGATGAACTACATCGCCGCCAAGGCCGGCGTCGTCGGCCTGGTCCGCGCGGGCGCGCTCGAACTGGCCCGCTTCAACGTGACCGTCAACGGCATCCGCCCCGGGTTCATCGAGACCCCGATGACCGCGGCGATGACCAAGGAGGCCTACGAGGCCACCATGACCAGCAACCCGCTGGGTCGCGCCGGCCAGCCGGAGGACATCGCCGGGGCGGTCGCCTACCTCTGTTCGACGGACGCGAGCTTCGTCACCGGCCACATCCTCGACGTGAACGGCGGCATGGCCCTCTAG
- a CDS encoding 50S ribosomal protein L25/general stress protein Ctc: protein MAEVRLIAENRTDFGKGGARRTRRAGKIPAVLYGHGSEPRHLSLPAREFTAAIKGGGNTVLTLELSDGDQLALPKAVVRHPLRDYYEHVDLLIIRRGERVTVDVPVTVVGDAAPGTLVLNDLSTLSIEAEALSIPESVEVSIEGAEAGTQVLAGQVELPAGATLVTDAEALVVAVNTAPTAEEIEAEGSGETLGEVLEAEADAEDSSSES from the coding sequence ATGGCCGAGGTCCGTCTGATCGCGGAGAACCGCACCGACTTCGGGAAGGGCGGCGCCCGCCGTACCCGCCGGGCCGGCAAGATCCCCGCCGTCCTCTACGGCCACGGCTCCGAGCCGCGGCACCTGTCCCTGCCGGCCCGCGAGTTCACCGCCGCGATCAAGGGCGGTGGCAACACCGTGCTGACCCTGGAGCTGTCCGACGGTGACCAGCTCGCGCTGCCCAAGGCCGTCGTGCGCCACCCGCTGCGCGACTACTACGAGCACGTCGACCTGCTGATCATCCGTCGCGGCGAGCGCGTGACCGTCGACGTCCCGGTCACCGTCGTCGGCGATGCCGCCCCGGGCACCCTGGTGCTCAACGACCTGTCGACCCTGTCGATCGAGGCCGAGGCGCTGTCCATCCCCGAGTCCGTCGAGGTCTCGATCGAAGGGGCCGAGGCCGGCACCCAGGTCCTGGCCGGCCAGGTCGAGCTGCCCGCCGGGGCCACCCTGGTGACCGACGCCGAGGCTCTCGTCGTCGCCGTCAACACCGCCCCGACCGCCGAGGAGATCGAGGCCGAGGGCTCCGGCGAGACCCTGGGCGAGGTCCTCGAGGCCGAGGCCGACGCCGAGGACAGCTCCTCCGAGAGCTGA
- the pth gene encoding aminoacyl-tRNA hydrolase, whose product MVDRAASAAVPAAVPSPCLVVGLGNPGKEYAGHRHNVGAMVADILAARLGSRFTSHKAGADIATGRFGDAKVIVAKPRSYMNVSGKPVAGLARFFSVEPTSVIVVHDELDVPFGALRVKQGGGEGGHNGLRAISAALSTKDYLRVRVGIGRPPGRQDPADYVLRDFSAAERKDLPVELELAADAVELLIAQGLLVAQNRLHAP is encoded by the coding sequence GTGGTCGATCGCGCCGCGAGTGCGGCGGTCCCGGCCGCCGTCCCCTCCCCCTGCCTCGTCGTCGGCCTCGGCAACCCGGGCAAGGAGTACGCCGGCCACCGGCACAACGTGGGCGCGATGGTCGCCGACATCCTCGCCGCCCGGCTCGGTAGCCGTTTCACCAGCCACAAGGCGGGCGCCGACATCGCCACCGGGCGGTTCGGCGACGCGAAGGTGATCGTCGCCAAACCCCGCAGCTACATGAACGTCTCGGGCAAACCGGTGGCCGGGCTCGCGCGGTTCTTCTCGGTCGAACCGACATCGGTGATCGTCGTCCACGACGAGCTGGACGTCCCGTTCGGCGCGCTACGGGTCAAGCAGGGTGGCGGCGAGGGCGGCCACAACGGGCTCCGCGCGATCTCCGCGGCCCTGTCGACCAAGGACTACCTGCGCGTCCGGGTCGGCATCGGACGGCCCCCGGGCCGCCAGGACCCCGCCGACTACGTGCTCCGCGACTTCTCCGCCGCCGAACGCAAGGACCTGCCGGTCGAACTGGAACTGGCCGCGGACGCCGTCGAACTCCTCATCGCGCAGGGGCTGCTCGTCGCGCAGAACCGACTGCACGCCCCCTGA
- a CDS encoding fatty acyl-AMP ligase: MSIFTAALRRAAAGDKGMVTGEPDRPLRRTWGEIHQLARSATGRLAAAGVRSGDAVAILAAQPVDVAPIAQGAWLVGASVTMLHQPTARTDMRHYLPETAAVLRVIRARAVVLGAPFDGPAFADAVGQLRASGVLVFTVADLTAPGEVTVPDVEVGEDATALLQLTSGSTATPKAVRISHGNVWANLEAMCAAADIGPSDVMVSWLPLFHDMGMVGFLTLPMSRGIEVVSVTPSDFLSSPALWPELISRYGGSVTAAPNFAYALTARVLARAARTRADGADAPALDLSTLRFALNGAEPVDVDAVKAFLAAGAAFGLPSTAMVPAYGMAEATLGVSFHPWGTPLQVDTVDGRSVEHERRAVSVAPDAPEPAQPRRYPVLGPPLPGIEVRVCGPEGPSGPDRAEREVGTLFLRGAAVTDTYFTVDGPVPTRAADGWLDTGDLGYLVDGRIVICGRAKDVIIMGGRNIYPTDIERVAEAVDGVRAGNAVAVRWTTPGGRESFAVGVESRAAGGSGSPEEVEGIVAAVRSAVTTAVGARPALVRVLPPGTLPKTPSGKIKRAAASALLAADDPQG, translated from the coding sequence ATGAGCATCTTCACCGCAGCGCTGCGTCGGGCCGCCGCCGGCGACAAGGGCATGGTCACCGGCGAGCCAGACCGTCCGCTGCGGCGGACGTGGGGCGAGATCCACCAGTTGGCCCGGTCGGCCACCGGTCGGCTGGCGGCCGCCGGGGTCCGCTCCGGAGACGCGGTGGCCATCCTCGCGGCCCAGCCGGTCGATGTCGCACCGATCGCCCAGGGGGCGTGGCTGGTGGGGGCGTCGGTGACGATGCTGCACCAGCCCACGGCCCGCACCGACATGCGGCACTACCTGCCGGAGACCGCGGCCGTGCTGCGGGTCATCCGGGCGCGCGCCGTCGTCCTGGGCGCGCCGTTCGACGGCCCGGCCTTCGCCGACGCGGTCGGTCAGCTCCGGGCGTCCGGGGTGCTGGTGTTCACCGTGGCCGACCTGACCGCGCCCGGTGAGGTGACGGTGCCGGACGTCGAGGTGGGCGAGGACGCCACGGCGCTGCTGCAGCTGACCTCGGGTTCGACCGCCACGCCCAAGGCCGTCCGCATCAGCCACGGCAACGTGTGGGCGAACCTGGAGGCGATGTGCGCGGCGGCCGACATCGGTCCGTCCGACGTGATGGTGTCCTGGCTGCCGCTCTTCCACGACATGGGCATGGTCGGCTTCCTGACCCTGCCGATGAGCCGGGGGATCGAGGTCGTCAGCGTCACCCCGTCGGATTTCCTGTCCTCGCCGGCTCTGTGGCCCGAGCTCATCAGCCGGTACGGCGGGTCCGTCACCGCCGCCCCCAACTTCGCCTACGCGCTGACCGCGCGGGTGCTGGCCCGGGCCGCCCGCACCCGTGCGGACGGGGCCGATGCCCCCGCACTCGACCTGTCGACGCTCCGGTTCGCCCTGAACGGGGCCGAGCCGGTGGACGTGGACGCGGTGAAGGCGTTCCTGGCCGCCGGGGCCGCGTTCGGGCTGCCGTCCACGGCGATGGTGCCGGCCTACGGCATGGCCGAGGCCACCCTCGGGGTGTCGTTCCACCCGTGGGGTACGCCGCTGCAGGTGGACACCGTCGACGGACGGTCGGTCGAGCACGAACGCCGGGCTGTCTCGGTGGCGCCGGACGCCCCGGAACCCGCGCAACCGCGCCGGTACCCGGTGCTCGGTCCGCCGTTGCCGGGGATCGAGGTGCGGGTCTGCGGACCGGAAGGGCCCTCCGGCCCGGACCGGGCCGAGCGCGAGGTCGGCACGCTCTTCCTGCGCGGCGCGGCGGTCACCGACACGTACTTCACGGTCGACGGACCCGTGCCCACCCGGGCAGCCGACGGATGGCTGGACACCGGCGACCTGGGTTACCTGGTCGACGGCCGCATCGTCATCTGCGGCCGGGCCAAGGACGTGATCATCATGGGCGGCCGGAACATCTACCCGACCGACATCGAACGGGTCGCCGAGGCGGTGGACGGCGTCCGCGCGGGCAACGCCGTCGCCGTCCGCTGGACCACCCCCGGTGGGCGGGAATCCTTCGCCGTCGGGGTCGAGTCCCGTGCGGCCGGTGGGAGCGGCAGCCCCGAGGAGGTGGAGGGCATCGTCGCCGCGGTGCGCTCGGCGGTGACCACGGCGGTCGGCGCGCGTCCCGCGCTGGTGCGGGTGCTGCCGCCGGGAACGCTGCCGAAGACGCCGTCCGGGAAGATCAAGCGGGCCGCGGCATCGGCCCTGCTCGCCGCCGACGACCCGCAGGGCTGA